One stretch of Bradyrhizobium canariense DNA includes these proteins:
- a CDS encoding NAD(P)H-dependent oxidoreductase, which translates to MNLSHLLNARRAAGKPVRVSLIGAGKFGSMFLSQVPHTPGLEVPVIVDLDPERAREACRTVGWDAERIAATSFVTDGAKAIAGNVEVVVEATGNPAVGIRHARAAIAAGKHIVMVNVEADVLAGPLLADEARKAGVVYSLAYGDQPALTSEMVDWARATGFHVVAAGKGTKYLPAYHDVTPKDVWGHYGLTAGEAQSAGMNPQMFNSFLDGTKSAIEMAAIANACGLDVPTGGLLFPPCGVDDLPHIMRPKDKGGALEKSGVVEVVSSLERDGRPVFRDLRWGVYVVLEAPNDYAADCFRQYGLKTDASGRYAAMYKPYHLIGLELNISILSAALRGEPTGQPHGFRGDAVAVAKRDLRAGEMLDGEGGYTVWGKLMPAAASLAAGALPIGLAHKVKLKNNIAHGAVVRWSDVEIDANDETVRTRRAMEEKFRGAQL; encoded by the coding sequence ATGAACCTTTCGCATCTGCTCAATGCCCGCCGCGCCGCGGGAAAACCCGTCCGCGTCTCGCTGATCGGCGCCGGCAAGTTTGGCTCGATGTTCCTGTCGCAAGTGCCGCATACGCCGGGGCTTGAAGTGCCTGTAATCGTCGACCTCGATCCGGAGCGCGCGCGCGAGGCCTGCCGCACCGTCGGCTGGGACGCGGAACGGATCGCGGCGACATCGTTTGTTACCGACGGCGCCAAGGCGATCGCGGGCAATGTCGAAGTGGTGGTGGAAGCGACCGGCAATCCCGCTGTCGGCATCCGTCATGCCCGCGCCGCGATTGCGGCCGGCAAGCATATCGTGATGGTTAATGTCGAGGCCGATGTGCTGGCCGGGCCGCTGCTCGCCGACGAAGCGCGCAAGGCCGGCGTGGTTTATTCGCTGGCCTATGGCGATCAGCCGGCGCTGACATCAGAGATGGTGGACTGGGCCCGCGCTACCGGTTTTCACGTCGTCGCCGCGGGCAAGGGCACCAAATATCTCCCGGCCTATCACGACGTGACGCCAAAGGATGTCTGGGGGCATTACGGGCTGACCGCGGGCGAGGCGCAATCGGCCGGCATGAATCCGCAGATGTTCAATTCGTTCCTGGACGGCACCAAATCGGCAATCGAAATGGCTGCCATCGCCAATGCCTGCGGTCTCGACGTGCCGACCGGCGGACTGTTGTTCCCGCCGTGCGGCGTCGACGATCTGCCGCACATCATGCGGCCGAAGGACAAAGGCGGCGCGCTGGAAAAATCCGGCGTGGTCGAAGTGGTCTCATCGCTGGAGCGCGATGGCCGGCCGGTGTTCCGCGATCTGCGCTGGGGTGTCTATGTGGTGCTGGAAGCGCCGAACGATTACGCCGCCGACTGTTTCAGGCAATATGGCCTGAAGACCGATGCCAGCGGGCGTTACGCCGCGATGTACAAGCCCTATCATCTGATCGGGCTGGAACTGAACATCTCGATCCTGTCGGCGGCGCTGCGCGGCGAGCCGACCGGGCAGCCGCACGGTTTTCGTGGCGATGCCGTCGCGGTCGCCAAGCGTGACCTGCGCGCCGGCGAAATGCTGGACGGCGAGGGCGGCTATACGGTGTGGGGCAAACTGATGCCGGCAGCCGCCAGCCTCGCCGCCGGCGCGCTACCGATTGGATTGGCGCACAAGGTGAAGCTGAAGAACAACATCGCCCATGGCGCGGTGGTGCGCTGGAGCGACGTCGAGATCGACGCCAATGACGAGACGGTCAGGACGCGGCGGGCGATGGAAGAGAAGTTTCGCGGCGCACAGCTATGA
- a CDS encoding ImmA/IrrE family metallo-endopeptidase → MEMNESPLGVVARYQQRPPIDLDGIAHALGVRVYQMPLGSGVSGQIMRDKVKGGPSGFAIYVNSSEHPNRRRFTFAHELAHFILHRDLIETGVVDDTMYRSAQLSDHYEVQANRMAADILMPVRLVKVWRVRERDLTRLAMLFGVSAQAMQIRLNGIDTGAVNRAS, encoded by the coding sequence ATGGAAATGAATGAAAGCCCACTTGGAGTCGTTGCAAGGTATCAACAGAGACCGCCTATTGATCTCGATGGGATCGCGCACGCTCTTGGCGTAAGGGTCTACCAGATGCCTTTGGGTTCAGGGGTGTCCGGCCAGATAATGCGAGATAAAGTTAAAGGTGGTCCATCGGGTTTCGCGATTTATGTAAATTCGAGTGAACATCCTAACCGGCGACGGTTCACGTTTGCTCATGAATTGGCCCACTTCATACTTCACCGAGACCTAATCGAAACTGGCGTTGTTGACGATACAATGTATCGCAGCGCGCAGTTGTCCGATCACTATGAAGTTCAAGCAAACAGAATGGCCGCCGATATCTTGATGCCAGTTCGGCTTGTAAAAGTTTGGCGAGTCCGGGAACGCGACCTTACACGGCTTGCGATGCTTTTTGGAGTGTCTGCGCAAGCCATGCAAATTCGCTTGAATGGTATTGATACGGGTGCGGTTAACCGCGCTTCGTAG